From Pseudomonas sp. G.S.17, the proteins below share one genomic window:
- a CDS encoding ABC transporter ATP-binding protein — protein sequence MMSQIPHASLSAETILSVEQVEVFYEQSILALRGISLQVRQGQMVALLGANGAGKSTTLKAISNLIRAERGEVVSGQIHYLGQSIARSDPAALVRAGLAQVLEGRHCFTHLSVEQNLLIGAFVSRPSRTELKSRLEKVYGYFPRLRLLRKRLTGYTSGGEQQMVAIGRALMSEPRLLLLDEPSMGLAPQVVEEIFDILARLNRDEGLSLLVAEQNINLALDYAQFAYVLENGRVVDSGAAAELAGREDIQNYYLGAANC from the coding sequence CTGATGAGCCAGATCCCGCACGCCAGCCTGTCCGCCGAAACCATTCTGTCGGTGGAGCAGGTCGAGGTGTTTTACGAGCAATCCATCCTCGCGCTGCGCGGGATCAGCCTGCAGGTGCGTCAAGGCCAGATGGTCGCGCTGCTGGGCGCCAACGGGGCGGGCAAAAGCACCACCCTCAAGGCGATCTCCAATCTGATTCGCGCCGAACGGGGTGAAGTGGTCAGTGGCCAGATTCACTACCTTGGGCAATCCATCGCTCGCTCCGACCCGGCCGCACTGGTCAGGGCGGGGCTGGCGCAAGTGTTGGAAGGGCGACACTGCTTCACTCACTTGAGCGTCGAGCAGAATCTGCTGATCGGGGCGTTCGTGTCGCGGCCTTCACGCACTGAACTCAAGTCCAGGCTGGAGAAAGTCTACGGCTACTTTCCCCGGTTGCGTCTGCTGCGCAAGCGCTTGACGGGCTACACCTCCGGCGGGGAGCAACAAATGGTAGCCATCGGCCGGGCATTGATGTCCGAGCCGCGCCTGCTGTTGCTCGATGAGCCGTCCATGGGTCTTGCGCCGCAGGTGGTCGAAGAGATCTTTGACATTCTGGCCCGACTCAATCGCGACGAAGGGCTGAGCCTGTTGGTGGCTGAACAGAACATTAACCTGGCTCTGGATTACGCGCAGTTTGCCTATGTACTGGAGAACGGTCGGGTGGTCGACTCCGGCGCGGCGGCCGAGTTGGCCGGACGCGAGGACATCCAGAACTACTACCTGGGGGCGGCAAACTGTTGA
- a CDS encoding sigma-54 dependent transcriptional regulator — MQLLTLPPSPALATSIRATAQVFEDPKSRALLAHLQQIAPSEASVLIIGETGTGKELVARHIHNLSARQNRPFIAVNCGAFSESLVEAELFGHEKGAFTGALSAKAGWFEEANGGTLFLDEIGDLPMPIQVKLLRVLQEREVVRLGSRKSIPIDVRVLAATNVQLEKAINAGHFREDLFYRLDVVSLELSPLRERPGDILPLTQHFIQSYSQRLGYGQIQLTADAERRLKAYGWPGNIRELENVIHHTLLICRDGIIQAQDLRMSNMRIERHDDNSASDNSAQALLDRAFQKLFEEQAGALHEQVEDSLLRAAYRFSHYNQVHTANLLGLSRNVTRTRLIKIGELAVNKRRPAQPVQGDRMLHLSI; from the coding sequence ATGCAATTGCTTACCCTACCGCCCTCCCCGGCACTGGCGACCTCGATCCGTGCCACCGCGCAGGTATTCGAAGACCCGAAATCACGCGCCTTGCTGGCCCACCTGCAACAAATCGCGCCCAGCGAGGCCAGTGTGCTGATCATCGGCGAAACCGGCACTGGCAAGGAACTGGTGGCTCGCCATATCCACAATCTCAGTGCCCGTCAGAACCGGCCATTCATTGCGGTCAACTGCGGGGCTTTTTCCGAGTCGCTGGTGGAAGCCGAACTGTTTGGCCATGAAAAAGGCGCTTTCACCGGAGCCCTGAGCGCCAAGGCGGGCTGGTTTGAAGAAGCCAACGGCGGCACGCTGTTTCTTGATGAGATCGGCGATTTGCCGATGCCGATCCAGGTCAAGCTGCTGCGAGTACTCCAGGAACGCGAAGTGGTCCGCCTGGGGTCGAGAAAAAGCATTCCCATCGACGTGCGCGTGCTGGCAGCCACCAACGTGCAACTGGAGAAAGCCATTAATGCCGGCCACTTCCGCGAAGACCTGTTTTACCGTCTGGATGTGGTCAGCCTGGAACTGAGCCCCCTGCGCGAGCGTCCGGGAGATATTCTGCCGCTGACCCAGCACTTTATTCAGAGCTACAGCCAACGTTTGGGCTATGGCCAAATCCAGCTCACTGCAGACGCCGAACGACGCCTGAAAGCCTATGGCTGGCCGGGAAACATTCGCGAACTGGAGAACGTGATCCACCATACGCTGCTGATTTGCCGCGATGGCATCATTCAGGCCCAGGACCTGCGTATGTCCAACATGCGGATCGAACGTCATGACGACAATTCTGCCAGCGACAACTCGGCCCAGGCCCTGCTGGACCGGGCGTTTCAGAAGTTGTTCGAGGAGCAGGCCGGAGCCCTGCATGAACAGGTCGAAGACTCGTTGCTGCGCGCAGCCTATCGCTTCAGCCACTACAACCAGGTGCACACTGCCAATCTGCTGGGGTTGAGCCGCAACGTTACCCGTACACGACTGATCAAGATCGGCGAACTGGCGGTCAACAAACGGCGCCCTGCACAGCCCGTCCAGGGCGACCGGATGTTGCACCTGTCGATTTAA